In Amycolatopsis methanolica 239, a single genomic region encodes these proteins:
- a CDS encoding metal ABC transporter solute-binding protein, Zn/Mn family, which translates to MSFPRLIGLASAATALVLGLTACGGTNTASDTGGKINVVASTNVWGSVLSAVGGDQVAVTSIIDDPSADPHSYETTPEDAIAAQNAQLTLANGGGYDDFFGKLADQAANARKLNAYEIGATGDENEHVWYSFATVAKVADLVAAQLGQIKPEAAQTFSTNATNFKAQLDQLTSKAGQIGAGHPDTKVLVTEPVAHYLIQAAGVTDATPEEFSEAVEEETDVPPAALAEFNSLITGKQVKALINNEQTTTPVTEQVVGEANRAGIPVVGVTETLPAGTTDYIAWMTGEVDDLAKALNS; encoded by the coding sequence ATGAGTTTCCCCCGCCTGATCGGTCTCGCGTCCGCCGCGACGGCCCTCGTACTCGGCCTCACCGCTTGTGGTGGGACTAACACCGCGAGCGACACCGGGGGCAAGATCAACGTCGTCGCGTCCACCAACGTCTGGGGCAGCGTGCTGTCCGCGGTCGGCGGCGACCAGGTGGCGGTCACCTCGATCATCGACGACCCGAGCGCCGACCCGCACTCCTACGAGACCACCCCCGAGGACGCCATCGCCGCGCAGAACGCGCAGCTGACCCTCGCTAACGGCGGCGGCTACGACGACTTCTTCGGCAAGCTCGCCGACCAGGCGGCGAACGCCCGCAAGCTCAACGCGTACGAGATCGGCGCGACCGGCGACGAGAACGAGCACGTCTGGTACAGCTTCGCCACCGTCGCCAAGGTGGCCGATCTGGTGGCCGCGCAGCTCGGCCAGATCAAGCCGGAGGCGGCGCAGACTTTCAGCACCAACGCGACGAACTTCAAGGCTCAGCTGGACCAGCTCACCAGCAAGGCCGGGCAGATCGGCGCCGGCCACCCGGACACCAAGGTCCTGGTCACCGAGCCCGTCGCGCACTACCTGATCCAGGCCGCCGGGGTCACCGACGCCACCCCGGAGGAGTTCTCCGAGGCCGTCGAGGAGGAGACCGACGTCCCGCCTGCCGCGCTGGCCGAGTTCAACTCGCTCATCACCGGCAAGCAGGTCAAGGCCCTGATCAACAACGAGCAGACCACCACTCCGGTCACCGAGCAGGTCGTCGGCGAGGCGAACCGAGCCGGCATCCCCGTGGTGGGCGTGACCGAGACGCTGCCCGCCGGGACGACGGACTACATTGCCTGGATGACCGGCGAAGTCGACGACCTGGCGAAGGCCCTGAACTCTTGA
- a CDS encoding LacI family DNA-binding transcriptional regulator: MGRPMRMRRQATLASLAAELGVSRTTVSNAYNRPDQLSPELRKRVLETARRLGYPGPDPVARSLRTRKAGAVGLLLTENLSYAFRDPAAIGVLEGLALACEDAGVGLHLVPASPGRDDVAAVHRAGVDGFVVYSVPDDDPHLGAVLARPVPTVIIDQPRIEGVDRVGPDDTSAVTALAEHIIQLGHRQIGVLCMRLARDRNDGFAYLDRQQSAHFHVQRARLEALAKAFAKVGVDWSTVPVVERFEHTVDDGAAAARHLLDAHPQVTALICTSDILALGALAEANRRGLRVPADLTVTGFDGIAEAERAGLTTVHQPVLEKGRAAGKLLLSSGDHVKPRIITLNTQLRIGTTSAPPRTLEQHWFGP, translated from the coding sequence ATGGGGCGTCCTATGCGCATGAGGCGACAGGCGACGTTGGCGTCGCTCGCCGCGGAGCTCGGCGTGTCTCGGACCACCGTGTCCAACGCCTACAACCGTCCGGACCAGCTGTCGCCGGAACTGCGCAAGCGGGTACTGGAGACCGCCCGGCGCCTGGGCTACCCCGGCCCCGACCCGGTGGCGCGGTCGCTGCGCACCCGCAAGGCGGGCGCCGTCGGCCTGCTGCTCACCGAGAACCTGTCCTACGCCTTCCGCGACCCCGCGGCGATCGGCGTGCTCGAAGGCCTCGCGCTGGCCTGCGAGGACGCCGGTGTCGGGCTGCACCTGGTGCCGGCCAGCCCCGGCCGGGACGACGTAGCCGCGGTGCACCGCGCCGGTGTCGACGGTTTCGTCGTCTACTCGGTACCGGACGACGACCCGCACCTGGGCGCCGTGCTGGCCCGCCCGGTGCCGACGGTGATCATCGACCAGCCGCGCATCGAGGGCGTCGACCGGGTGGGGCCGGACGACACCTCGGCGGTCACCGCGCTCGCCGAACACATCATCCAGCTCGGCCACCGGCAGATCGGCGTGCTGTGCATGCGGCTCGCACGCGACCGCAACGACGGGTTCGCCTACCTGGACCGGCAGCAGAGCGCGCACTTCCACGTGCAGCGCGCCCGGCTGGAGGCGCTGGCGAAGGCGTTCGCGAAGGTCGGGGTCGACTGGTCGACGGTGCCGGTCGTGGAGCGCTTCGAACACACCGTGGACGACGGCGCCGCCGCGGCCCGGCACCTGCTCGACGCGCACCCGCAGGTGACCGCCCTGATCTGCACGTCGGACATCCTCGCGCTCGGCGCGCTGGCGGAGGCGAACCGGCGCGGCCTGCGAGTGCCCGCGGACCTCACGGTGACCGGGTTCGACGGCATCGCCGAGGCGGAGCGCGCCGGCCTGACCACGGTGCACCAGCCGGTGCTGGAGAAGGGCCGCGCGGCCGGCAAGCTGCTGCTGTCCTCCGGCGACCACGTCAAGCCGCGGATCATCACGCTCAACACGCAGCTGCGGATCGGCACGACGTCCGCGCCGCCGCGCACCCTGGAGCAGCACTGGTTCGGGCCGTGA
- a CDS encoding beta-class carbonic anhydrase, which translates to MTAIDTLLQRNTQLTDPVLGDRSTASPSMKIAILTCMDARIRVFEIFGLIQGEAHILRNAGGVVTDDVVRSLSLSQRKLGTEEVLIMQHTGCGLSTVTEDEFKDELEEAGGVRPTWAVEAFRDVEDSVRRSMRRVRTSRYLPHTDKVRGFVYDVFTGKVTEIQDN; encoded by the coding sequence TTGACCGCGATCGACACCCTGCTGCAGCGCAACACGCAACTGACCGACCCCGTGCTCGGCGACCGTTCCACCGCCAGCCCGTCGATGAAGATCGCGATCCTGACCTGCATGGACGCGCGCATCCGCGTGTTCGAGATCTTCGGCCTGATCCAGGGCGAGGCGCACATCCTGCGCAACGCCGGCGGAGTGGTCACCGACGACGTCGTCCGGTCGCTGTCGCTGTCGCAGCGCAAGCTCGGCACCGAAGAGGTACTGATCATGCAGCACACGGGCTGCGGCCTGTCGACCGTCACCGAGGACGAATTCAAGGACGAGCTGGAAGAGGCGGGCGGCGTCCGTCCGACGTGGGCGGTCGAGGCGTTCCGGGACGTGGAGGACAGCGTGCGCCGGTCGATGCGGCGCGTGCGGACCAGCCGGTACCTGCCGCACACGGACAAGGTGCGCGGCTTCGTCTACGACGTGTTCACCGGTAAGGTCACCGAAATCCAGGACAACTAG
- a CDS encoding A/G-specific adenine glycosylase translates to MPIDSELLIDWFDSCARDLPWRRPECTAWGVLVSEIMLQQTPVARVEPIWHEWLARWPVPSALAAASQGEVLRAWGKLGYPRRALRLHAAATAIATEHGDVVPSDVDTLLSLPGIGAYTARAVAAFAYGKRAPVVDTNVRRVVARAVHGAGDAGPPSNTRDMADVSAILPLDEARAARFSAALMELGAVVCTARSPRCADCPVYADCAWQKAGRPAYNGPAKATQKYAGTDRHVRGLLLDVLRGTAEPVWKASLDVVWPDTGQRDRCLDSLLVDGLVEQTADGRFALPGEHK, encoded by the coding sequence GTGCCCATCGACTCCGAACTGCTGATCGACTGGTTCGACTCGTGCGCCCGGGACCTGCCGTGGCGGCGTCCGGAGTGCACGGCCTGGGGTGTGCTGGTCAGCGAGATCATGCTGCAGCAGACGCCGGTCGCGCGGGTCGAGCCGATCTGGCACGAGTGGCTCGCGCGGTGGCCGGTGCCGTCGGCGCTTGCCGCGGCGAGCCAGGGCGAGGTGCTGCGGGCGTGGGGCAAGCTCGGCTACCCGCGCCGGGCGCTGCGGCTGCACGCGGCGGCCACGGCCATCGCCACCGAGCACGGTGACGTGGTTCCGTCCGATGTGGACACCCTGTTGTCGTTGCCCGGCATCGGGGCATACACGGCGCGGGCGGTGGCGGCGTTCGCGTACGGCAAGCGGGCGCCGGTGGTGGACACGAACGTGCGGCGCGTGGTGGCCAGGGCGGTCCACGGCGCGGGCGACGCGGGGCCGCCGTCGAACACGCGCGACATGGCCGACGTGTCGGCGATCCTGCCGCTGGACGAGGCGCGCGCCGCGCGGTTCTCGGCGGCGTTGATGGAACTGGGCGCGGTGGTGTGCACGGCGCGTTCGCCGCGTTGCGCGGACTGCCCGGTGTACGCGGACTGCGCCTGGCAGAAGGCCGGCCGCCCGGCGTACAACGGCCCCGCGAAGGCGACGCAGAAGTACGCCGGCACCGACCGGCACGTGCGCGGCCTGCTGCTGGACGTCCTGCGGGGCACCGCGGAACCGGTGTGGAAGGCGAGCCTGGACGTGGTCTGGCCGGACACCGGCCAACGGGACCGCTGCCTGGATTCGCTGCTGGTGGACGGTCTGGTGGAGCAGACCGCGGACGGCCGGTTCGCGCTGCCGGGCGAACACAAGTAG
- a CDS encoding aldo/keto reductase — MPLTLDTYRLLGRSGLRVSPLALGTATFGTEWGWGAEPDDVRKLFDTYVGRGGNFIDTAGTYTDGSSERLLGEFTRDNRESLVLATKCTTLSRPGRARSCTWRFPTFRRGWSAIVALQIEYSLVERTGERDLIPMARELGLGVVPYLPLASRVLTGKYRRDDGSGESTRRSFNADLGLVTERNLAIADVVQEVAAELECTPPRRSRSPGRCGTRVSRRRSSALGPPPCSPVTTSGRSPRGT, encoded by the coding sequence ATGCCCCTCACCCTCGACACCTACCGCCTGCTGGGCCGCTCCGGCCTGCGGGTCTCGCCGCTGGCGCTGGGCACGGCGACCTTCGGCACGGAGTGGGGCTGGGGCGCGGAGCCGGACGACGTGCGCAAGTTGTTCGACACCTACGTCGGGCGCGGTGGCAACTTCATCGACACCGCGGGCACCTACACCGACGGCAGCTCCGAGCGCCTGCTGGGGGAATTCACCCGGGACAACCGGGAAAGCCTCGTGCTGGCGACGAAGTGCACGACGCTGAGCCGGCCCGGCAGGGCAAGGTCCTGCACGTGGCGATTTCCCACGTTCCGGCGTGGCTGGTCGGCGATCGTCGCGCTGCAGATCGAGTACAGCCTGGTGGAGCGCACCGGGGAACGCGACCTGATCCCGATGGCACGCGAGCTGGGCCTGGGGGTGGTCCCGTACTTACCGCTGGCGAGCCGGGTGCTGACCGGCAAGTACCGCCGCGACGACGGCTCCGGGGAGAGCACCCGCAGGAGCTTCAACGCCGATCTGGGCCTGGTCACCGAGCGCAACCTAGCCATCGCCGACGTGGTGCAGGAGGTCGCCGCGGAGCTGGAGTGCACCCCCCCGCGCAGGTCGCGCTCGCCTGGACGCTGCGGAACCCGGGTGTCACGGCGCCGATCATCGGCGCTCGGACCACCGCCCTGCTCGCCAGTGACCACATCGGGAAGGTCACCACGGGGGACCTGA
- a CDS encoding alpha/beta fold hydrolase, with translation MGAVSVVDFGGDGRPVVLLHGLMGRARTWWRVAQWLRRYGHVVGLDARGHGRGPRGGPWTTEQFVADAAAVVRSLGEPAVVIGHSMGGLHAWSLAAAEPELVHAVVVEDMAPDQRGKTVETWRGYFESWPVPFQSLAHVREFFGETGEYFTECVEERADGYHLIASLDDLYEIAAEWGRREYWSSVEAVKCPMLIVEAEHTLMPPGQQAEMARRAQSGRHLVVPGAGHVVHDSQPDIYRGAVEAFLSAVLGR, from the coding sequence ATGGGCGCCGTGAGCGTCGTGGACTTCGGCGGCGACGGCCGTCCGGTCGTGTTGCTGCACGGGCTGATGGGCCGGGCGCGCACGTGGTGGCGGGTGGCCCAGTGGCTGCGCCGGTACGGGCACGTCGTGGGCCTCGACGCCCGCGGGCACGGGCGCGGGCCGCGGGGCGGGCCGTGGACGACGGAACAGTTCGTCGCCGACGCCGCCGCGGTGGTGCGGTCGCTGGGCGAACCGGCCGTGGTGATCGGGCATTCGATGGGCGGCCTGCATGCCTGGTCGCTCGCGGCCGCCGAGCCGGAGCTCGTGCACGCCGTCGTGGTCGAGGACATGGCGCCGGACCAGCGCGGCAAGACGGTCGAGACGTGGCGCGGGTACTTCGAGTCGTGGCCGGTGCCGTTCCAGTCGCTCGCGCACGTGCGGGAGTTCTTCGGCGAGACGGGCGAGTACTTCACCGAATGCGTGGAGGAGCGCGCGGACGGCTACCACCTGATCGCCTCGCTCGACGACCTGTACGAGATCGCCGCCGAGTGGGGCAGGCGCGAGTACTGGTCCTCGGTGGAGGCCGTGAAGTGCCCGATGCTGATCGTGGAGGCCGAGCACACCCTCATGCCGCCCGGCCAGCAGGCGGAAATGGCGCGCCGCGCGCAGTCCGGGCGGCACCTCGTGGTCCCCGGCGCGGGCCACGTCGTGCACGACTCGCAACCCGACATCTACCGCGGCGCGGTGGAGGCGTTCCTCTCGGCCGTGCTGGGGCGGTAG
- a CDS encoding AAA family ATPase — MGITGEDRKLARGLAGDLRKLVQTAALVVDEDNPAEELISRITGHLGVGFRQIVLVGQDFPPWEHANVHRGVEAYLAERGGEPEWFGVTGANRGHEELTGMLSSARRDGAFELGAVDMATVAIGPEATEEVVQFGLVLTTAPDGGPVVVALRGPNPQHGPAALSKVEVLAGDRAAAGAARDRIEQLAREHDVLRGQVLAFGSSEYRGNELLTFLPRPALTAEQVVLPEGVLPAIEDHIVGIAEHADRLRAAGQHLKRGLLLHGPPGTGKTHTVRYLLSRLSGSTVIILTGAAMRFISKAAELARRLQPSILVVEDVDLVAEDRTMPGAGGSLLFTLLDAMDGIGADADVTFVLTTNRPEALEAALRDRPGRVDLAVEIPRPDAEGRRKLFELYAREVELVADLEPVIAETEGVTASYVKELLRRAVLHEMRDGADGERIRVGDKALTTALRGMQESRNSLTRSLLGS; from the coding sequence ATGGGGATCACAGGGGAAGATCGCAAGCTGGCCCGGGGGCTCGCCGGGGACCTGCGGAAACTCGTCCAGACGGCCGCGCTCGTGGTCGACGAGGACAACCCGGCCGAGGAGCTCATCAGCCGGATCACCGGGCACCTCGGCGTCGGGTTCCGGCAGATCGTGCTGGTGGGCCAGGACTTCCCGCCGTGGGAGCACGCCAACGTGCACCGCGGCGTCGAGGCCTACCTCGCCGAACGCGGTGGCGAGCCGGAGTGGTTCGGCGTCACCGGCGCGAACCGGGGGCACGAGGAACTGACCGGGATGCTGTCGTCCGCGCGGCGGGACGGCGCCTTCGAACTGGGCGCGGTCGACATGGCGACCGTCGCGATCGGACCGGAGGCGACCGAGGAGGTCGTGCAGTTCGGGCTGGTGCTGACGACGGCTCCGGACGGCGGACCGGTGGTCGTCGCGCTGCGCGGGCCGAACCCGCAGCACGGGCCGGCCGCGCTGTCCAAGGTCGAGGTGCTGGCAGGTGACCGCGCGGCGGCAGGCGCGGCACGCGACCGCATCGAGCAGCTCGCCCGCGAGCACGACGTGCTGCGCGGCCAGGTGCTCGCCTTCGGCAGCAGCGAGTACCGGGGCAACGAGCTGCTGACGTTCCTGCCACGGCCGGCACTGACCGCCGAGCAGGTCGTGCTGCCCGAGGGGGTGCTGCCCGCGATCGAGGACCACATCGTCGGCATCGCCGAGCACGCCGACCGGTTGCGCGCCGCGGGCCAGCACCTCAAGCGGGGCCTGCTGCTGCACGGTCCGCCGGGTACCGGCAAGACCCACACCGTGCGGTACCTGCTGAGCCGCCTGTCCGGCAGCACGGTGATCATCCTCACCGGCGCGGCGATGCGGTTCATCAGCAAGGCCGCCGAGCTGGCCCGGCGGTTGCAGCCGTCGATCCTGGTGGTCGAGGACGTCGACCTGGTCGCCGAGGACCGCACCATGCCCGGCGCGGGCGGCTCGCTGCTGTTCACCCTGCTCGACGCCATGGACGGGATCGGCGCGGACGCGGACGTCACGTTCGTGCTGACCACCAACCGGCCGGAGGCGCTGGAGGCCGCGCTGCGCGACCGGCCGGGCCGGGTCGACCTGGCCGTGGAGATCCCGCGGCCGGACGCCGAGGGGCGGCGCAAGCTGTTCGAGCTGTACGCGCGCGAGGTGGAGCTGGTGGCGGACCTCGAACCGGTGATCGCCGAGACCGAGGGCGTCACCGCGTCCTACGTCAAGGAGCTGCTGCGCCGCGCGGTGCTGCACGAGATGCGCGACGGCGCGGACGGCGAGCGGATCCGGGTCGGCGACAAGGCGCTCACGACAGCGCTGCGGGGCATGCAGGAATCGCGGAACTCGCTCACCCGGTCGCTGCTGGGAAGCTGA
- a CDS encoding antibiotic biosynthesis monooxygenase family protein has product MAVVKINAIEVPEGAGPELEKRFANRAHSVDGQPGFLGFELLRPVAGDNRYFVYTKWESEEAYQAWASGPAKEAHAGQSSRPVASGANLLEFEVVPLD; this is encoded by the coding sequence ATGGCAGTCGTGAAGATCAATGCGATCGAGGTTCCCGAGGGCGCGGGCCCCGAATTGGAGAAGCGGTTCGCGAACCGGGCCCACTCGGTGGACGGGCAGCCCGGCTTTCTCGGCTTCGAGCTGCTGCGCCCGGTCGCCGGCGACAACCGCTACTTCGTCTACACGAAGTGGGAGTCCGAGGAGGCATACCAGGCGTGGGCGAGCGGCCCGGCCAAGGAGGCGCACGCGGGCCAGAGCTCGCGGCCGGTGGCCAGCGGGGCGAACCTGCTGGAGTTCGAGGTCGTTCCGCTCGACTGA
- a CDS encoding SIR2 family NAD-dependent protein deacylase: protein MTDDGLSEAAEMLAGASALLVCAGAGMGVDSGLPDFRGHEGFWRAYPPYARLGLSFAEIADPRHFAEDPELAWGFYGHRLEMYRRTEPHAGFGLLLRHGRGLPGGVAVFTSNVDGQFQRAGFELVAEAHGSIHHLQCAVPCGPDIWPADFSLDIDESTMRARPPLPSCPNCGGLARPNIMMFGDFDWLPSRTDAQTRALGEWRRANRNAVVVEIGAGRAVPTVRRYAELASAATGALIRINPREPEVRHGRGVSVPRAALPALTALLAG from the coding sequence ATGACCGACGACGGCCTGTCCGAGGCCGCCGAGATGCTCGCCGGCGCCTCCGCGCTCCTCGTGTGCGCGGGCGCCGGCATGGGCGTCGACTCCGGGCTGCCGGACTTCCGCGGGCACGAGGGGTTCTGGCGGGCCTATCCGCCGTACGCGCGGCTCGGGCTGAGCTTCGCCGAGATCGCCGACCCGCGCCACTTCGCCGAGGATCCTGAGCTGGCGTGGGGCTTCTACGGCCACCGGCTGGAGATGTACCGGCGCACCGAACCGCACGCCGGGTTCGGTCTGCTGCTGCGGCACGGTCGCGGCCTGCCCGGCGGCGTCGCGGTGTTCACGTCCAATGTGGACGGCCAGTTCCAGCGCGCCGGGTTCGAGCTGGTCGCCGAGGCGCACGGGTCGATCCACCATCTGCAGTGCGCGGTGCCCTGCGGCCCGGACATCTGGCCCGCGGACTTCTCCCTCGACATCGACGAATCGACGATGCGCGCCCGCCCGCCGCTGCCGTCCTGCCCGAACTGCGGCGGCCTGGCCCGGCCGAACATCATGATGTTCGGCGACTTCGACTGGCTGCCGTCCCGCACCGACGCCCAGACGCGCGCGCTCGGGGAGTGGCGGCGCGCGAACCGGAACGCCGTCGTGGTCGAGATCGGCGCCGGACGCGCGGTGCCGACCGTGCGCCGGTACGCCGAGCTGGCCTCCGCCGCGACCGGCGCGCTGATCCGCATCAACCCGCGGGAGCCGGAGGTCCGGCACGGCCGCGGCGTCTCCGTCCCCCGTGCCGCGCTGCCCGCGCTGACCGCGTTGCTCGCCGGCTGA
- a CDS encoding SDR family NAD(P)-dependent oxidoreductase gives MTQKAIVTAGTGGLGFEVARQLARLDHDVVIVGRDPERGVAAARTIGGRFVQADLSVLAEVRALGERLAAAGPWQLLVNNVGGMWSERWETAEGIEASFAVNHLSPLVLTEALLDSLRAGRPSRIVDVTSSSIQAALTLGTPSYAEVEPGEYYGMAVSGRAKLAHLAYNRELAERLRGSGIAVFAADPGAAATPNAAEMTPEILPPALRPMWEQILEGVQRPASEAARSIVFAATDPSLDTGLVIGPDRTPSEDLTAALTDELVAAARDLTERVLKQ, from the coding sequence ATGACACAGAAGGCAATCGTGACCGCGGGCACCGGGGGACTCGGCTTCGAGGTGGCCCGGCAGCTGGCTCGGCTGGACCACGACGTGGTGATCGTCGGACGCGACCCGGAACGCGGCGTGGCCGCCGCGCGGACCATCGGCGGCCGGTTCGTCCAGGCCGACCTCTCGGTGCTGGCGGAGGTACGTGCGCTCGGCGAGCGGCTCGCCGCGGCGGGTCCGTGGCAGCTGCTGGTGAACAACGTGGGCGGCATGTGGTCGGAGCGCTGGGAGACGGCCGAGGGCATCGAAGCGAGCTTCGCGGTGAACCACCTCTCGCCGCTGGTGCTGACCGAAGCGCTGCTGGACTCGCTGCGCGCAGGCCGTCCGAGCCGGATCGTCGATGTCACGTCGTCGTCCATCCAGGCCGCCCTGACGCTGGGCACCCCGTCGTACGCGGAGGTCGAGCCCGGCGAGTACTACGGCATGGCGGTGTCCGGGCGGGCGAAGCTCGCGCACCTGGCCTACAACCGGGAACTGGCCGAGCGGTTGCGGGGCAGCGGGATCGCGGTGTTCGCGGCGGACCCCGGCGCGGCGGCGACCCCAAACGCGGCCGAGATGACCCCCGAGATCCTGCCACCGGCGCTGCGCCCGATGTGGGAGCAGATCCTGGAGGGCGTGCAGCGACCGGCGTCGGAGGCGGCGCGGTCCATCGTGTTCGCGGCCACCGACCCGTCGCTGGACACGGGACTGGTGATCGGCCCGGACCGCACGCCGTCGGAGGACCTGACCGCCGCGCTCACCGACGAACTGGTGGCCGCCGCCCGCGACCTGACCGAGCGGGTCCTGAAGCAGTAG
- a CDS encoding LysR family transcriptional regulator: MELKHLRYFLAVATEGTFTAAAQRLGMTQPALSRAIRALEDGVGTALFARGHQGAELTAAGRMLAEDARGIDEHARAAIARVARFGQEGPQLRVTARACDVATLQGLVDSYNEQHEPRAVATVADWQVQADELRTGTADVGLLRVPFESRGLDSDPVRIDERVALLPRSHPLACRESIERAELDGATFPRWAGMPAAETAHWTGTDRIPYDWRPGPLVRSGAEFASAVRLGQAVGFVPRTLLPELPLTGIAVVPVHGLSPSELHVVWAATATSPDIARFVRHAQLTGA, translated from the coding sequence GTGGAACTGAAGCACCTGCGGTATTTCCTGGCGGTTGCCACCGAGGGCACGTTCACCGCTGCCGCGCAACGCCTCGGCATGACGCAGCCGGCGTTGTCGCGGGCGATCCGGGCGCTCGAGGACGGGGTCGGGACGGCGTTGTTCGCCCGCGGGCACCAGGGCGCGGAGCTCACCGCGGCGGGGCGGATGCTCGCCGAGGACGCGCGCGGCATCGACGAGCACGCGCGGGCGGCGATCGCCAGGGTGGCCCGGTTCGGGCAGGAGGGGCCGCAGCTGCGGGTGACCGCACGCGCCTGCGACGTCGCCACGCTCCAGGGCCTGGTCGATTCCTACAACGAGCAACACGAACCGCGGGCCGTCGCGACCGTGGCCGACTGGCAGGTCCAGGCGGACGAACTGCGCACGGGCACGGCCGACGTGGGTCTGCTGCGCGTCCCGTTCGAGAGCCGCGGCCTGGACAGCGATCCGGTGCGGATCGACGAGCGGGTCGCCCTGCTGCCGCGGTCGCACCCGCTGGCCTGCCGGGAGTCGATCGAGCGAGCCGAGCTGGACGGTGCGACGTTCCCGCGGTGGGCCGGCATGCCGGCTGCCGAGACGGCGCACTGGACCGGCACCGACCGGATCCCCTACGACTGGCGGCCGGGGCCGCTGGTGCGCAGCGGCGCGGAGTTCGCGAGCGCGGTCCGGCTCGGCCAAGCGGTCGGTTTCGTGCCCAGGACGCTGCTGCCGGAGCTGCCGCTCACCGGGATCGCCGTGGTGCCGGTGCACGGCCTGTCACCCAGCGAGCTGCACGTCGTCTGGGCGGCCACCGCCACGTCCCCGGACATCGCGCGGTTCGTCCGGCACGCGCAGCTCACGGGAGCGTGA
- a CDS encoding endonuclease/exonuclease/phosphatase family protein: MVFFAVLAAVFVVFAAMRLLGVDGGRLTASLIALTPYWIVCGLLLAALTLALRHWWIGGTVLVLALVLGGVVVPRAFSSAQPQVHGRTLHVMSSNMYYGEADPQTIVRLVRENQVDVLNLLELTPQAVSALEAAGLFELLPHRVLEPARRGAGSGLVSRYPVTQLSLAGPSGFAQPSARLDLGGGVSVEVVAAHPTAPVADAGTWKSEIAGLPHPDPDGPVRILAGDFNATLDHGTLRDLIATGYTDAGDATGEGFTSTWPSKLLPPPVAIDHVLVDQRAAVTAYRVFPMPNSDHKAVFAAITLP, translated from the coding sequence GTGGTCTTCTTCGCCGTCCTCGCCGCGGTCTTCGTGGTGTTCGCGGCGATGCGCCTGCTCGGCGTCGACGGCGGGCGGCTGACCGCGTCGCTGATCGCGCTGACGCCGTACTGGATCGTCTGTGGCCTGCTGCTGGCCGCGCTCACCCTCGCGCTCCGGCACTGGTGGATCGGCGGGACCGTGCTGGTGCTCGCCCTCGTGCTGGGCGGGGTGGTGGTGCCGCGCGCCTTCTCCTCGGCGCAGCCGCAGGTGCACGGGCGGACGCTGCACGTGATGTCGTCGAACATGTATTACGGCGAGGCCGACCCGCAGACCATCGTGCGGCTGGTGCGGGAGAACCAGGTCGACGTGCTGAACCTGCTGGAGCTGACGCCGCAGGCGGTGTCCGCGCTGGAGGCGGCCGGGCTGTTCGAGCTGCTGCCGCACCGGGTGCTGGAACCGGCCCGGCGTGGCGCCGGGTCGGGGCTGGTGTCGCGCTACCCGGTCACCCAGCTGTCACTGGCCGGACCGTCCGGGTTCGCCCAGCCGAGCGCGCGACTGGACCTCGGCGGCGGCGTGTCCGTTGAGGTCGTGGCGGCGCACCCGACGGCGCCGGTCGCCGACGCCGGGACGTGGAAGTCGGAGATCGCGGGGCTGCCGCACCCCGACCCGGACGGACCGGTGCGCATCCTGGCCGGCGACTTCAACGCCACCCTCGACCACGGCACGCTGCGGGATCTGATCGCCACCGGCTACACCGACGCCGGCGACGCCACGGGCGAGGGCTTCACGTCGACCTGGCCGTCGAAACTGCTGCCGCCCCCGGTCGCGATCGACCACGTCCTGGTCGACCAGCGCGCCGCGGTGACCGCCTACCGCGTGTTCCCGATGCCGAACTCCGACCACAAGGCCGTGTTCGCCGCGATCACGCTCCCGTGA